Below is a genomic region from Raphanus sativus cultivar WK10039 chromosome 4, ASM80110v3, whole genome shotgun sequence.
GCTGCTACTACAGATGAGGAGTTGATATTTGCTGCAATAGATATACCAGAAAGGATCagaaaaagttttttaaaaaatagcgTTTCTGAGCcgaaagaagagaaagaaaggTTGTGACATTTCTTACACAAATCATCGAGGTGACTATGGTAGAACTTATTCACAAACTTGGTATCAAAGTCTTCAAGAACAACAGCTGAAGTCTGAGGGTTCTGCAACAATGAAATATGATGTTCTATAAGTTTTTCACCCTAGGCCATCTGATTCAGAACCACATTAACATCAAGCAATAAGCATATTTTTCCCATCATTTCATGAGTTCAGTTCTTACAGTAAACAGAAATGAGATCGAAACACCAAGCTCATATATATTGTACCTTCTTCATGAATGCCATCATGGATGATGGTGGTATTCCAGGGTTTGTCTTATCAGCTGAAAGAATCTTGATATTCTTTGATGCAAATGAATCCTGAGCTATCTTTAAAGCATCCAGTGTCATGTTTGTAGCAGAAGAAACCTAAAGCAGAATACCAAATGTAGAGGTTAAGTCGCCTACTACAGTATCACACGACCTAATGAATTAGGTAAGAATTTCAGCGTATCAGGAATTTCTCACCCTAGTTTTATGAGCAATGAAGGTATTTATCCCTCCACTCAAACCTTTCCCAACAGATCCTATTTCAAGCACCTGATAAATAATAGAAGACAGCAATTTGAGAATTGTGAAGCCTCAAAAATCACAAGGAACACTAATTAAGCAACAAATGTTACCGTTTCAATAAGAGCATCACTAAGGCCTGTAACAGCATCTGAATGGAGATCTAGTTCGTGTAAGAACCTCCTGCTGCCAAGGTAACCCCACGTTTCTCCGGTCAGAACCAAAAATACAAGCTGCGGGATACACGCGTCAAGCTATAAGAGGCATAGAACAGCGACGTGCAAGCTTGCTAACAACAAATTCACATGGCACACTGATGTGTTTTAGAAAGTCCATGGTGATTATATTTATTGATTAGCACCTGCTTTTTGAGATTACTAAAGCCCTCAACTCGAGAAAGAGCGTCCACTGCTCCCAGAAGAGCTACCAGTCCCTGAAAATCAAATGAGTCATTGAACACTGAATCTGACAAGAAGagtaaataaaacatttataggTCTAGCCAGAAGCAATAAATAGAAGATCTCACAGATATTGGTGAATCTGCACCAAAGCTCTTGTCACGGAAAAATGATGCAGAATCCATGGAGGTCACAGTTAGCACAATTGGTTTGCGATTGTTGGAAGAGGAAACGTTGATTGGTGGAAGCGCGGACCAAACACTGTCcttcataataaatatattagaaaaacaaAGCCGCAATCCCTTCTGTCATGTACCCACGATTAGTGCAGCCTTAGATGCTTCAATTATGAATTCGAGTATTGAGGAAAAGGTTTTTACCTACGGTTCCCGTATTACAGATCAATCCTACTAGACTAATACAATATACGAATAGGATTCCACAAATGTTACCTATATCCGCCCAATGGGAGGCAAGTTCCTTCCTGTAAACAAGCCTCCGAATTGTGTGTACCAGCTTTGGTAGTCTAATCCATAAAAATAACGGGTCAAAATATTAGCcacaataaaaaaatcatatatatttttgacattCTAGACTGCTAAAGCCAAATACCTCCATAACCATATTGAACTCAGCAACGTCACTTGTATAAGTTTTATGCTTCATCTCTTTCTTAGAAAGGAACTGCACCAAAATATTAGCATGCACTTAAATAGTCAAAAACCTTTAAGTAAATCTATCCAAGATAACTTGACAGCCaccaaaatttggattaaaCCAACACAACAATATACATAGATCTAGCTTCCTGACAGAGCCTCATCACGTAATAACAGTAACATACTACCTACAGGCGTAGTTGACAAGCCCAGTAAACACTTTATTAAGTCTTCCCAACAATATCTAAAACTACAAGTAGGTCATGAATAGGCTACAACCGCAAGACAAGTTGATAGGCAGTGGTTGGTTCCAATTGCAGACTAAGGAAACCAAAAATACGAACTTAAAAAACTACAAACTCTCAGCTGCACCCAGATGCATAAGATAAACATTTAAGGACCAAATTGTATTTCTATCATGATTCGGTGATAACTGTTTAGCAAAATTTCTGCAATCTAGTTCAGTCTAAAGTAAAGCGTAATCATTTCACATAAAACTGAGAGGCAAGTCTCATGCAACATTTTTCCATCAAGGAATACTGCTCTTAAGAGTGACCAACTGTCAAAATAGCCTTTAGTTATTTCACTCACAAACAGAAACTCatgtttataatttcataagAATGCAAGTTTGAAGGATTACCGTCTGCACCGCTGATATACCACTTTCTGACAATAAGTACACAGGAAAATTATAAGCTTTCCACATAATGCTGGATGCCTGCAAATAAAATGTATCATTTTTTATAATGGTCAAAAGGGATAGAGACCCATTACCTGCAACTACTCTTTaaattgaaattaatttttctcgatgaaaaaataataagttgCACTGTCAGTTTACTAAGGTGAATTATATGCGGCCGTCTTATAACTTCTTTGTAAGCGAACTTCTTAGCACATACAAccattccatttttttttaaatatataccaaGAACAAACAACAAGATAAGGATTTATTATGTGTGAGCATTTAGTCGTAATATTCGAGAAAAAAATAGCATATAACTCGGAGATGCTTGTCAATGGACTTTGTGATAattgattaatataatttcCAGCCCTGAAACATGCAGCACAAGATGTAAATTCAAAGATTCAGACAAAATTTATGATACGTACAGTTGGATTCCATTTGTAGTCAACGTTTCCATATGGTGAAAACTGCGCTTGGGGAAACATTTTATCAGGGGAAAGACCtacaagaaagaagaaagaaatacTAGTGCCATGACCAAATATAAGAGGGTAATCAAAAAAATATGCGGATTGGCAGAGTACCTTTTAACTTCTGTTGAAAGCTAGATCCTGACTCAATTAGAACGCCACCAATTTTGCTAGCAAAACTCAAATCATTAGACACCCTGAAAATGGCAATAGACCATGAGTCATTCTATTTTAACAGTGTACAAAATCTTATGAATCATGCCAGAAGTAAAACAGAATGGGCATATTAGGATTCCAACGTGATTGCTAGCTTACGAGGTACAAAAGCTAATGATTGATAGCAGAACTATATCAGTTTGTAGAATGAAAAGGAAGCAGAAGACTCCAATGAAATAGAGGATCTTAGTGAATCGGAATGCATAAACTCCTGATGCACTAACAAGTAACAACAAAAGTAACATGTAAGAGAGAAATGCACATTGCAGGACCGTAAACGGCTAATGTAAATTGCTTATGAGGTACAAAACCTAATGAGTAATTCcagaaaaaaatagtttgtaGAATGAAAAGGACACATAAATCTACAATTAAATATAGGATCCTAGTGAATACAGAATGCACTAGTTCCTGATGCACTAACAACAAAAGTGACACTAACTACACCAGTTTCATGCATACCTACATGCTAGTACACAGATTAAGAGATTTATTCCAAAGATGGAAGAGAAGTTtaacaaagaagagaaaaaggaacATGCCTGGTGAAGAAATCCTCCATTTCATCAGCGGTGACCAAAACAGTGTGCGGCAGAACCAAATCTTTAACATCCTTAAGTTTAATGATTGGAGCCACCACCTTACTCAACCCAGGATCTGAGAGCATTTATTAAACATCAAAATCAGGGGAACCAATCGAATAATAGCTGTCAGTTAAGGGGAgtaagaaattttaaaagagaATGGTGGTTACTGGAACAGCCAATCTGTCCAGAGAGATTGAGAAGGCGGACACAAGGGTACCCATCAACAGCAACATACATAAGCTTCTGAAGGTCAGGCACAGATTCAATAGATGCTATCTCACCTACACAACACAACGGAGATCACATTACAAAACTAATCTTGTATCAAAAATCAACAAAGGGAAAACTCACCAGCGAGAGAGATAGGGAGAGGAGGAAAGAATGAAACTAGAGCAAGTGTTAAGGAAACAGCAACGAGCCGAGGAAGTCCCATTGCCATGGCTGCCGCTGGAGAGTTGGAATCAGCGGAAGAAGCTATTTAGAAATCATCGCTGCGGAAATGAATGTGACCAATTAGGTTAAGAATCGGAAGAAGGATTTGGTGGAGGAAGAGTAGCTTAGCTTACCTGGGAGAGATGGATGGAGATGGAATCGCCGGAGAAAAGAAACCCTAATTGGGGAATTACGCGGTGGGAGAGTTCGGAGAGTCAAGACTGAGATGTGTTTCTTTtgagttattttatatttttgagcGGATGTGAACAGATTAATTAAAACATGGGTCAATTTGCTAAATTCCCAAAATTAGAAGTGGAATTAAGAATATAACACTGGTTTTAGTAACATTGACTTTTGGTTCACTTTTGTTATCAAAGGCTAAGGCAGATGTGCGGTGGAGTTCTCCGAGTCAAGCGGGGTGGACCGTGATGCTGCTCCTTAATGAGCAAAGTATCAAACACCAACAATGGGTTTCAACATGATCAAAACCATTGAACAAGAGATGAGGAGAGGGGTGAAGGAGAGCGTTACCAAAAAAGACTGGCCAGTGCTATTGTATCTCCACAGCCATCTAGGGAAGCCAATGGTACGATAAGGACTGAAAGCTTCGCCCGTTCCCTATCCCTATCCTTTTCCCCACCGGTTGCAATGAATGGGTTAGAGAATGAGCAAATCATAGGAGCCTTGAATGAGATGGAGTTAATCGATTCCAATGATGATGGGATGATGGATTGTGATGTTCCAGAGGATGATCGGTTGGAAAAGGACATTGtggaaatagaaaataaatcaCATTCACTGGTGGTGGCTGGATCATCAACTGCTCATGCGGCTTCAAAATGCTCCAAGACAGCGAGGTGTGCGAATAGAATGAATGTTCCTTTCagtattcaaaacaaaaagattgagTTCCTCCGTCGAGGTTCTCCGTGACTGCGTTCGGTCATATATGCTAAGTGCTGGGGAAAAATATTCAGGTACCAATTTCCTCCAGCTTCCGAGTAGCTAGGGTTCCAGCTTCCAGATACCTGCATAGAAGAATCCAGGTTCCAACCCCTGTTTCCGGACCGACTCCGCTTCCAAATTGACCCCTGGGTAAAATGGAAGTTTTCTATCTAAGAGAACACTTCCATTTTttcgattatggaagagttctccTTACTTCAACCGACATCTAACATCTATAAAAGGGGAGCTTAAActctagaataagggatcgacactcagaggctaagagattagagtttaggcgactagaactagggtttatacaccagACATTGTAGTCCCTGCTCAAAtcattaataaaacatttcttCTAGCCTCGATTATCTGTTTCTCATACAAATCTCCTAGTGttcgtagtactaaaacgaccaTACACAAAAATATCATACCACTAAGCAAGGAGAGGCAGAGAAGTCAAGGCGTCAGGGCCATAGCTCCAAAAACGTACGGATTAGTACGACAAATGATGAAGGTTTGATGGGTTCGGAAAACCCATCAAAGCATCATTAATGCGGACAATTAGTTGGAATTGTCGAGGTATAGGGAACGACCTCACAGTTCGACGCCTCATGGAGATATGTTAGAAGCATCGCCCAGGACTTGTGTTCTTTTCTGAGACGAAGAATAGAAGGTTACTGTTGCAAAACATTCAAGACGACTGAGGATTTGATCATTTGTTTACTGTTGAGCCACTTGGACTCAGCGGAGGTttagctttgttttttttatggatgaatttcaagttaatgttttatttttgaataactGTATAACTGACATTGAGGCAGTCATTGACGGAATAAAGATCTTTATGATGTTTGTTTATGGAGACCCTGTTttagaaagaagagatcaaGTTTGAGAACGTCTTACGTGTTTCTCAACTACAAGAACTGGACCATGGTTTATGATATGAGATTTTAATGAAAACAAAGGTCACAATGAGAAAGAAGGAGGAAGACAACGCTCTGATAGCTCGTTTTTACCTTTTAAACAGATGTTAAGTGATTGTGGTATGTTAGAATTTCCATTCACTAGAGACATATTATCATGGGTTGGGAAGAGAGCACGAAAGATAACTACTCGCTGCCGCCTAGATAGAGCAGTAGGTAATGCGGACTGGCATGAAAAGTTTCCTCATTCGAATGTGAAGTATGTGAGATTATGGGGATTGGATAATCTCCCGATTCTTGCAGATATTCTCGCAAAACCAATGAGGAAATCGAAAAAATTCAAGTTTGATAAAAGATGGTGGGACAATGAGGAACTACAGCAAGTCATTCTTGAATGGTGGAAATCTCCTGATCTCCCTCCCAATGCAAATATCATGGAACATATTTCAAGCTGTCGTAAAGCTCTCAGTGAGTGGAGGAAACAGCACAATGTGAACTCAGCGAAACTAGTGGATGAGCTTAAATATCTTtccgggttcggttcagattcggataactcattaaaaattattttaaaaaaataaatttattatatacttaaaatttcttaaaatctataaacaaataatatattacatataaatttgaataaaattttccaaaatatctATACTTAACATATAAGTtgattgttggtttggtttgaatatttggatagagaatcaatagatattttaaatgttttggtattttaagtatattttagctattttcgacatttacttttgactatttgtacatattttcaagtattttggacaatttaaaagtatcttatatatttgggatgattttaatatacattaaatctaaaaataatcaatatatttagGTGTATAAATCTATTCCGGATACATTTGGTTATCCGAAATACTTTTGTTCGGGCCAGATTATGTTTCAATtctctaaatactaaaattttgactCCGTTCGGATACTTAAGCAACTTTGGTTCGAATTGGTACTACTTTTTTGGGTCGGATTCGCTTTGGCTTTTTGGATTCATTTTTTATCCAGCCTTAGTAAATGCACTCAgtttgattgttcttgtttgTGTTGTTGATGCATACATCAAATAGCTTTTAGATCTGAATGACTTTTTCAATGCATGTAGTTTCTCAACTTTCTAATCTATGAaatttgtaaacattttttGCAATGTGTAAAGTTTCTAAACTTTCTAAACATTAAAATGAAACATATTATTACTTTAAAGATATTTTacagttttattaaatttaaagatggttattttgatttgaaatatatctatctatattaaTAAAGTGGAGTTGTCTCTCTCCTCAGCCCTCTTCATCAATGTAACACTCATAAACCAAGGTACGACagatttaaatttcaaattagtCTTTGATCCGCGTCGGATTTTAGGTTGGAGTTTTATCATGagtgattttatatattattagaagTGTACACTGAGAAAATACAGAAAAATTCAGCACATATTATACCctcataaaaatataagaattgaGTCATCTTAATAATGATGATTTTTAGTGGATCAATAAGTTGGTctaaaaccataaacaaaatctattttaaaatacaaattataacaGGAAGAttgaccaaataaaaaaaaatctataatccAAAAATTTTACTTAACAAAAACAGGTTTCACTGAACTTAGAGATTGTGGTCTATAACAAATCTATATTATCTAAGAGGAAatgcttttttaaaaaaaatattgaacttAGAGATTGTGGTCTATAACAAATATAACAAACATTATTAACAAGAATTCTCATGTTTATCTTTCTATTGATTGAAATATTGTTAGGTGAATaagtaatgatgtttttattttgaaaaagaacaaaactaaatgtttttttaatttatgtgcaTGAACCTAAAATGATAACTAAAATTAAAGGAGATAGTAATTAATTAAACtctaaaactagattttctaaaaaatttatattgtttttatgtttgtgtctTTAAATCAATAAGCTGAaactacaaatatataaaaatatccaaaaaggATTATGACATTTTGCCTCTTAGCAActaacaaacattttttttttgagcaacaacTAACAGCAATGGAGTGATTATGAAGATATATTCTTAAAGAGTATTCAAAATTCGAGAAAAGTGTTGAATCATCTCAGTTCAAATGTTTGGCTTCTTCAGCAAACTCAGGTACTACCatttcaacaaaagaaaaattcagaTACTAAAACAACCAACTCTACTCAACTTAATTTGCATTTTCGAACttataaatttagaatataatatgaaactagatctcgacccgcacaaccgtgcgggtgattatttttatttttatacatgtaactATCTATATTTACATTagtgatatataattttaatatttaccaaattattaagttttatagcgtttttcaaatataacaattttatagCTTGCGTgcagtaatttatttatttttgtttcaaattattagtgatatatctcttattaaaacatgaacattaattaaaatattacattcttTGATATTTACGATAAAATCCattcaaattaatattaacttaGATATTAATTTCCTTAAAAGTATACTTGTATTTTAGGTTCTGATCATACATATATgttaaatctaattatttatatgatttaaatatttgactGAATAAATGTAATTTATGCTAATGACAAAATTGGTATAATATCTATTGCATTTTCAAAATTGCACAAGataaaagatacaaaacaatcaCCTTAACGAATAGTATATGAATatggtttatataaaaataaacttgattatatttttgtaaacgaAACAGACATATACTTCTATTATCGAAATATGAAACAAAaccattttattatatttaataacatttaaaatagcACTTAAAATAGAAACCGAAAGCACTTTTAAAATAGCATTTGTATACCTATTGTTCATATTGATGACATATTTTTCAATCATGTGatacaaatattaacaaatcttAATTGTTAGAGATCaaagatttaattgaaaaatattatataaatttatatcacaaactaatacaaaattgtacatgggtttaatataattacaaaattaagtagatacttaaaatgtttattttaataaaaataaaatatgcatcTAGTCTATTATtagttacaaaattaattaaatatttaaaagcttTGTAAAGTGAAAAATGAAttataacattaatattttaaataaatacgaatatatatatttatatagtaaataaatagatttgaaaatattttatttggatgtaattaagagaaaatctaggaatatctattaataatttattaaggaaacaaatatgTCTATGTATATCATTAATGAATGAATAAGTTGTGATTTCTAGTAAGGGtccattttattaaatatcacacatgaaagagaagtcatgacttctcttttaatataatagactagagtttgacccgccTTTTCAAAGGGCGGatacgatttttttttgtcatcatcctATGTATTTATCTTCTTCATTTGTTAAATGTTTGAGATTGGTTTAGTCAAGAAATTTATTAACCCATCTTTTTATTCatcaatatgtttaaatataatgtttggcttttggttttggttttaggttgtttttctttttggattttggttttagtttgattataattttttcttttttggttcaagagatatataaaccgttcagttatttatgaaaaataactTAAT
It encodes:
- the LOC108855439 gene encoding nicastrin isoform X1 translates to MAMGLPRLVAVSLTLALVSFFPPLPISLAGEIASIESVPDLQKLMYVAVDGYPCVRLLNLSGQIGCSNPGLSKVVAPIIKLKDVKDLVLPHTVLVTADEMEDFFTRVSNDLSFASKIGGVLIESGSSFQQKLKGLSPDKMFPQAQFSPYGNVDYKWNPTASSIMWKAYNFPVYLLSESGISAVQTFLSKKEMKHKTYTSDVAEFNMVMETTKAGTHNSEACLQEGTCLPLGGYSVWSALPPINVSSSNNRKPIVLTVTSMDSASFFRDKSFGADSPISGLVALLGAVDALSRVEGFSNLKKQLVFLVLTGETWGYLGSRRFLHELDLHSDAVTGLSDALIETVLEIGSVGKGLSGGINTFIAHKTRVSSATNMTLDALKIAQDSFASKNIKILSADKTNPGIPPSSMMAFMKKNPQTSAVVLEDFDTKFVNKFYHSHLDDLCKKCHNLSFSSFGSETLFFKKLFLILSGISIAANINSSSVVAAASVVARTLYILASDSKDSSNSALGSIHVNASFVEELLACLLSCEPGLSCNLVKDYISPTNTCPGNYAGVIIGEPSSKPYLGSVGDVSRFLWNILAEKTSVQKGNTTSSCSKGTCSKTDELCIKAESNKEGTCVVSTTRYVPAYSTRLKYADGAWTILPQNTSDAMGMVDPVWTESNWNTIGVQVYRVQHSAYDNAVLVAGIIVTTLAYIGIMVAKSFITKALKQD
- the LOC108855439 gene encoding nicastrin isoform X2; amino-acid sequence: MAMGLPRLVAVSLTLALVSFFPPLPISLAGEIASIESVPDLQKLMYVAVDGYPCVRLLNLSGQIGCSNPGLSKVVAPIIKLKDVKDLVLPHTVLVTADEMEDFFTRVSNDLSFASKIGGVLIESGSSFQQKLKGLSPDKMFPQAQFSPYGNVDYKWNPTASSIMWKAYNFPVYLLSESGISAVQTFLSKKEMKHKTYTSDVAEFNMVMETTKAGTHNSEACLQEGTCLPLGGYSVWSALPPINVSSSNNRKPIVLTVTSMDSASFFRDKSFGADSPISGLVALLGAVDALSRVEGFSNLKKQLVFLVLTGETWGYLGSRRFLHELDLHSDAVTGLSDALIETVLEIGSVGKGLSGGINTFIAHKTRVSSATNMTLDALKIAQDSFASKNIKILSADKTNPGIPPSSMMAFMKKNPQTSAVVLEDFDTKFVNKFYHSHLDDLSNINSSSVVAAASVVARTLYILASDSKDSSNSALGSIHVNASFVEELLACLLSCEPGLSCNLVKDYISPTNTCPGNYAGVIIGEPSSKPYLGSVGDVSRFLWNILAEKTSVQKGNTTSSCSKGTCSKTDELCIKAESNKEGTCVVSTTRYVPAYSTRLKYADGAWTILPQNTSDAMGMVDPVWTESNWNTIGVQVYRVQHSAYDNAVLVAGIIVTTLAYIGIMVAKSFITKALKQD